A DNA window from Drosophila biarmipes strain raj3 chromosome 2R, RU_DBia_V1.1, whole genome shotgun sequence contains the following coding sequences:
- the LOC108030106 gene encoding unconventional myosin-Vb isoform X4, which yields MSSEEMLYAQGAKIWVPHAEQVWESATLEESYRKGAGFLKICTESGSLKEVKLKADGSDLPPLRNPAILVGQNDLTTLSYLHEPGVLHNLRVRFCERQIIYTYCGIILVAINPYAEMPLYGPSIIRAYRGHAMGDLEPHIFALAEEAYTKLERENCNLSIIVSGESGAGKTVSAKYAMRYFAAVGGSESETQVERKVLASSPIMEAFGNAKTTRNDNSSRFGKFTKLLFRNQMGVMYLQGATMHTYLLEKSRVVYQAQGERNYHIFYQLCAARSKYPELVLDHQDKFQFLNMGGAPDIERVSDADQFNETVQAMTVLGFSIQQIADIVKILAGILHLGNIQVSKKFNEGSEEEDTDSCEIFHNDIHLQITGDLLRVSAEDLRRWLLMRKIESVNEYVLIPNSIEAAQAARDALAKHIYAKLFQYIVGVLNKSLNNGSKQCSFIGVLDIYGFETFEVNSYEQFCINYANEKLQQQFNQHVFKLEQEEYLKEGITWTMIDFYDNQPCIDLIESRLGVLDLLDEECRMPKGSDESWAGKLIGKCSKFPHFEKPRFGTTSFFIKHFSDTVEYDVNGFLEKNRDTVSKELTQVLSESNMSLVKQVMTLEEIDTLSVDTAKSSTLGGRVVISAGRKQVVPSKQHRKTVGSQFQESLASLISTLHATTPHYVRCIKPNDDKIAFKWETAKIIQQLRACGVLETVRISAAGFPSRWLYPDFYMRYQLLVYRSKLDKNDMKQSCRNIVMKWIQDEDKYRFGNTQIFFRAGQVAFLEQVRANLRKKYITIVQSVVRRFIYRRRFLRLQMVINGIQRHARGFLARQRVQKMREARAGLILSKYARGWLCRRRYLRLRHSISGIQTYARGMLARSKFHAMRDHYRAVQIQRFVRGALARRAYQKRRRNIIICQAAIRRFLARRQFKRMKAEAKTIKHIENKYMGLENKIISMQQRIDELNRDNSNLKHKTSEISVLKMKLELKKTLEVEFKNVKAACQDKDRLIEALNKQLEAERDEKMQLLEENGHAQEEWLSQKQTWRLENEELRRQIDEIIEMAKNAEVSQRNQEDRLLAEIDNRELNEAYQRAIKDKEVIENENYMLKEELSRLTAGSFSLHGRKASNASSQNEDDVGYASAKNTLEINRPPDLLSKNYSYDSTSMVVKLRAILEEEKQKHKNLQEQYIKLASRHKPTEDSFRVSELEVENEKLRSEYDQLRTSIKHGVEINELNAQHAALQEEVRRRREECIQLKAVLLQQSQSMRSLEPESLQLRGNDVNEVMEAFQSQKFINRQLESELKAITEEHNSKLIEMTQEIERLNKEKDELQKVIFESLDEFEDANVDTLKQNDRYLRRELQKAVAEFLLVQEELKLAHAKLKAYRQDGGQLEHKLEEEMSRNKPNGTATDVGANVTKQRSQNPQGLMKFHSSDLDKILQRLLSALTPRTVVGLLPGFPAYLIFMCIRYTDLTNADDDVRELLSKFVIQIKKMHRTPHPIENRVIWLVNSITLLNLLKQYGDVEEYVKFNTEKQNQQQLKNFNLFEYRRVILDLIVNLYQALIMQIQGLLDPKIVPAILNNDEIQRGRQAHGMRSRAPSIGASSSPEHGGGPAWKQLIGQLEHFYKQFQHFGLDNCYAEQIFHQLLYFICAVALNCLMLRGDICMWETGMIIRYNIGCIEDWVRSKKMSNDVLAPLAPLNQVSQLLQSRKSEQDVQTICDLCTSLSTAQVLKVMKSYKLDDYESEITNVFLEKLTKELNARQMQKSNSDEFTIDQKFIQPFKVVFRYSDIKLEDIDLPSHLNLDEFLTKI from the exons TGGCGGAGGAGGCTTACACGAAACTGGAGCGCGAGAACTGCAACCTGAGCATCATCGTCAGCGGGGAGTCGGGAGCGGGCAAGACGGTGTCCGCCAAATACGCCATGAGGTACTTCGCCGCCGTCGGAGGCTCCGAGTCGGAGACGCAGGTCGAGCGCAAGGTGCTGGCATCTTCGCCGATCATGGAGGCCTTTGGCAATGCCAAGACTACTCGGAATGACAACAGCTCCCGCTTCGGAAAGTTCACCAAGCTTCTTTTCCGGAACCAGATGGGTGTAATGTACTTACAGGGCGCCACTATGCACACCTACCTGCTGGAGAAGTCCCGAGTGGTGTACCAGGCGCAGGGAGAGCGTAACTACCACATATTCTACCAGCTGTGCGCGGCCAGGTCCAAGTACCCGGAATTGGTGCTGG ACCACCAGGACAAGTTCCAGTTCCTCAACATGGGCGGTGCTCCGGACATAGAACGAGTCTCGGATGCGGACCAGTTCAACGAAACCGTGCAGGCGATGACCGTTTTGGGCTTCTCCATTCAGCAGATAGCGGATATCGTGAAGATCCTGGCAGGCATACTCCACTTGGGCAATATCCAAGTGTCCAAGAAGTTTAACGAGGGCAGCGAGGAAGAGGACACTGACTCCTGCGAGATATTC CATAACGACATCCACCTGCAGATCACCGGCGATCTGCTGCGGGTGAGCGCCGAGGATCTGCGCCGGTGGCTTTTGATGCGTAAGATAGAGTCGGTCAATGAATATGTGCTGATACCGAATAGCATTGAGGCGGCGCAGGCGGCGCGAGACGCCCTGGCCAAGCACATCTATGCGAAACTGTTCCAGTACATTGTCGGTGTGCTGAACAAGAGCCTCAACAACGGTAGCAAGCAGTGCAGCTTCATTGGCGTCCTCGATATCTACGGCTTCGAAACGTTCGAGGTGAACTCGTACGAACAGTTTTGCATAAACTATGCGAACgagaagctgcagcagcagttcAACCAGCATGTCTTCAagctggagcaggaggagTACCTCAAAGAGGGCATCACCTGGACGATGATTGACTTCTACGATAATCAGCCGTGCATTGATCTAATTGAATCTCGACTGGGAGTGCTGGACCTCCTTGATGAGGAGTGTAGA ATGCCCAAGGGTTCGGACGAAAGTTGGGCTGGCAAGCTCATCGGAAAATGCAGCAAATTTCCGCATTTCGAGAAGCCACGTTTTGGCACCACAA GCTTCTTCATCAAACATTTCTCGGACACGGTCGAATATGACGTGAACGGATTCTTGGAAAAGAATCGTGACACTGTCTCCAAGGAGCTGACCCAAGTGCTGAGCGAGTCCAACATGTCGCTGGTCAAGCAGGTGATGACCCTCGAGGAAATAGACACTTTGAGCGTGGACACCGCCAAATCGTCGACCTTGGGCGGTCGTGTCGTGATCAGTGCTGGCCGGAAACAG GTGGTGCCTTCCAAGCAGCATAGGAAAACAGTGGGTTCGCAGTTTCAGGAGAGTCTTGCCTCGCTGATATCCACGTTACATGCTACAACACCGCACTATGTGCGCTGCATCAAG CCCAACGATGACAAGATTGCCTTTAAATGGGAAACGGCCAAGATTATCCAGCAGCTGAGGGCCTGCGGTGTGCTGGAAACGGTCCGCATCTCCGCAGCGGGATTCCCTTCGAGATGGCTTTATCCTGACTTCTATATGCGCTACCAGCTGCTGGTTTACCGCTCCAAGCTCGACAAGAACGACATGAAGCAGTCGTGCCGCAACATTGTGATGAAGTGGATCCAGGACGAGGATAAGTACCGCTTTGGCAACACGCAGATCTTCTTCCGCGCCGGTCAAGTGGCCTTCCTTGAACAAGTGCGGGCAAATCTGCGCAAGAAATACATTACTATTGTGCAGTCGGTGGTGCGTCGGTTCATCTACCGACGCCGTTTCCTGCGTCTCCAAATGGTCATCAATGGCATCCAGAGGCATGCACGCGGCTTTCTCGCCCGGCAGCGTGTCCAGAAGATGCGAGAGGCTCGGGCGGGCTTGATCCTGTCGAAGTACGCTCGAGGTTGGTTATGCCGTCGTCGTTATTTGCGCCTGCGCCATTCAATTTCCGGCATACAGACCTACGCCCGCGGCATGTTGGCCCGTAGCAAGTTCCATGCGATGCGGGATCACTACCGGGCGGTTCAGATCCAGCGTTTCGTTCGTGGTGCCCTGGCGCGGCGCGCTTACCAGAAGCGGCGGCGCAACATCATCATATGCCAGGCGGCAATTCGCAGGTTCTTGGCTCGCCGTCAGTTTAAGCGCATGAAAGCCGAGGCCAAGACCATCAAGCACATAGAGAACAAGTACATGGGTCTGGAAAACAAGATTATATCCATGCAACAGCGCATCGATGAGCTGAACCGCGACAACAGTAACCTGAAGCACAAGACCAGCGAGATCAGCGTCTTGAA AATGAAGCTTGAGCTGAAAAAGACCCTGGAAGTTGAGTTCAAGAATGTGAAGGCCGCCTGCCAGGACAAGGATCGGCTGATCGAAGCACTAAACAAGCAACTGGAGGCGGAGCGTGATGAGAAGATGCAGCTGCTCGAGGAGAACGGCCATGCGCAGGAGGAGTGGCTCAGCCAGAAGCAGACGTGGCGCCTAGAAAACGAGGAGCTGCGCCGCCAGATTGACGAGATCATCGAGATGGCTAAGAACGCAGAGGTTAGCCAACGCAACCAGGAAGACAGGTTGCTGGCCGAGATTGACAACAGGGAGCTGAACGAGGCCTACCAGCGAGCGATCAAGGACAAGGAGGTGATCGAAAACGAGAACTACATGCTGAAGGAGGAGCTAAGTCGACTCACAGCCGGCAGTTTCAGTTTGCACGGACGCAAGGCTAGCAACGCATCCAGCCAGAATGAGGACGATGTGGGTTACGCCTCGGCCAAGAACACTCTGGAAATCAATCGGCCGCCGGATCTGTTAAGCAAGAATT ATTCGTACGACTCCACAAGTATGGTGGTAAAGCTAAGAGCCATCCTCGAGGAGGAGAAGCAGAAGCACAAGAACCTGCAGGAGCAGTACATCAAGCTGGCCAGCCGCCACAAGCCCACCGAGGATTCGTTCCG CGTCTCCGAGCTTGAGGTAGAGAACGAGAAACTGCGCAGCGAGTACGATCAGCTGCGAACGAGCATTAAGCACGGTGTTGAGATCAACGAGCTCAATG CCCAGCATGCCGCGTTGCAGGAAGAGGTACGTAGGCGCCGCGAGGAGTGCATCCAGTTGAAGGCGGTCCTGTTGCAGCAGAGCCAGTCCATGAGATCCCTCGAACCGGAGAGTCTTCAGTTGCGGGGCAACGATGTTAACGAGGTGATGGAGGCATTCCAATCCCAGAAGTTCATCAATCG CCAACTGGAATCCGAGCTCAAGGCCATCACTGAGGAGCACAACAGCAAGCTGATTGAGATGACTCAGGAGATCGAAAGGTTAAACAAAGAGAAGGACGAGCTGCAGAAGGTAATCTTCGAGAGCCTCGATGAGTTCGAGGACGCCAACGTGGACACTCTGAAACAGAACGATCGCTACCTGCGCCGTGAACTGCAGAAGGCTGTGGCCGAGTTCCTGCTCGTGCAGGAAGAACTGAAGCTGGCGCATGCCAAGCTAAAGGCTTATCGCCAGGATGGCGGACAGTTGGAGCACAAGCTGGAGGAGGAGATGAGCCGCAACAAGCCCAACGGCACGGCCACCGACGTGGGCGCAAATGTGACCAAGCAAAGATCTCAAAATCCGCAGGGTCTCATGAAGTTCCACAGCAGCGATCTGGACAAGATCCTCCAGCGCCTGCTGAGCGCCCTGACTCCACGCACAGTGGTCGGTCTCTTACCTGGTTTCCCAGCCTATCTCATCTTTATGTGTATTCG CTATACCGATCTGACCAATGCCGACGATGATGTGCGCGAGTTGCTCAGCAAGTTCGTGATACAGATCAAGAAAATGCACCGCACGCCGCATCCCATTGAGAACCGCGTTATTTGGCTCGTCAACTCCATTAC ACTGCTTAATCTTCTAAAGCAATACGGCGATGTGGAGGAGTACGTAAAGTTCAACACTGAGAAGCAGAATCAGCAGCAGCTGAAGAACTTTAATCTGTTTGAGTACCGTCGCGTGATTCTTGACCTAATAGTGAATCTGTACCAGGCGCTGATCATGCAGATTCAGGGTCTGTTGGACCCGAAAATAGTGCCAGCGATACTCAACAACGATGAGATTCAGCGCGGACGGCAGGCGCACGGGATGCGCAGTCGAGCGCCGTCGATTGGAGCATCCTCGTCGCCGGAGCACGGCGGTGGCCCGGCCTGGAAGCAGCTGATCGGACAGCTGGAGCACTTCTACAAGCAGTTCCAGCACTTTGGCCTGGACAACTGCTATGCCGAGCAGATATTCCATCAACTACTTTACTTCATATGCGCTGTGGCGCTCAATTGCCTCATGCTCAGGGGCGACATTTGCATGTGGGAGACGGGCATGATAATCCGCTATAACATCGGCTGCATTGAGGATTGGGTGCGCAGCAAAAAGATG TCGAACGATGTGCTGGCCCCGTTGGCGCCTCTGAATCAGGTCTCCCAGCTGCTGCAGTCCCGGAAGAGCGAGCAGGATGTCCAGACCATATGCGATCTGTGCACTTCGCTGAGCACGGCACAGGTGCTCAAGGTGATGAAGTCCTACAAGCTGGATGACTACGAGAGTGAGATAACGAACGTGTTTTTGGAGAAACTGACCAAGGAACTGAATGCCCGACAAATG CAAAAGAGCAATAGCGACGAATTTACCATCGACCAGAAGTTCATCCAACCCTTCAAGGTGGTCTTCAGGTACAGCGACATCAAGCTGGAGGACATTGATCTGCCGTCACATCTCAACCTGGATGAGTTTCTCACAAAGATTTGA
- the LOC108030106 gene encoding unconventional myosin-Vb isoform X3 encodes MSSEEMLYAQGAKIWVPHAEQVWESATLEESYRKGAGFLKICTESGSLKEVKLKADGSDLPPLRNPAILVGQNDLTTLSYLHEPGVLHNLRVRFCERQIIYTYCGIILVAINPYAEMPLYGPSIIRAYRGHAMGDLEPHIFALAEEAYTKLERENCNLSIIVSGESGAGKTVSAKYAMRYFAAVGGSESETQVERKVLASSPIMEAFGNAKTTRNDNSSRFGKFTKLLFRNQMGVMYLQGATMHTYLLEKSRVVYQAQGERNYHIFYQLCAARSKYPELVLDHQDKFQFLNMGGAPDIERVSDADQFNETVQAMTVLGFSIQQIADIVKILAGILHLGNIQVSKKFNEGSEEEDTDSCEIFHNDIHLQITGDLLRVSAEDLRRWLLMRKIESVNEYVLIPNSIEAAQAARDALAKHIYAKLFQYIVGVLNKSLNNGSKQCSFIGVLDIYGFETFEVNSYEQFCINYANEKLQQQFNQHVFKLEQEEYLKEGITWTMIDFYDNQPCIDLIESRLGVLDLLDEECRMPKGSDESWAGKLIGKCSKFPHFEKPRFGTTSFFIKHFSDTVEYDVNGFLEKNRDTVSKELTQVLSESNMSLVKQVMTLEEIDTLSVDTAKSSTLGGRVVISAGRKQQGNDTRRRVVPSKQHRKTVGSQFQESLASLISTLHATTPHYVRCIKPNDDKIAFKWETAKIIQQLRACGVLETVRISAAGFPSRWLYPDFYMRYQLLVYRSKLDKNDMKQSCRNIVMKWIQDEDKYRFGNTQIFFRAGQVAFLEQVRANLRKKYITIVQSVVRRFIYRRRFLRLQMVINGIQRHARGFLARQRVQKMREARAGLILSKYARGWLCRRRYLRLRHSISGIQTYARGMLARSKFHAMRDHYRAVQIQRFVRGALARRAYQKRRRNIIICQAAIRRFLARRQFKRMKAEAKTIKHIENKYMGLENKIISMQQRIDELNRDNSNLKHKTSEISVLKMKLELKKTLEVEFKNVKAACQDKDRLIEALNKQLEAERDEKMQLLEENGHAQEEWLSQKQTWRLENEELRRQIDEIIEMAKNAEVSQRNQEDRLLAEIDNRELNEAYQRAIKDKEVIENENYMLKEELSRLTAGSFSLHGRKASNASSQNEDDVGYASAKNTLEINRPPDLLSKNYSYDSTSMVVKLRAILEEEKQKHKNLQEQYIKLASRHKPTEDSFRVSELEVENEKLRSEYDQLRTSIKHGVEINELNAQHAALQEEVRRRREECIQLKAVLLQQSQSMRSLEPESLQLRGNDVNEVMEAFQSQKFINRQLESELKAITEEHNSKLIEMTQEIERLNKEKDELQKVIFESLDEFEDANVDTLKQNDRYLRRELQKAVAEFLLVQEELKLAHAKLKAYRQDGGQLEHKLEEEMSRNKPNGTATDVGANVTKQRSQNPQGLMKFHSSDLDKILQRLLSALTPRTVVGLLPGFPAYLIFMCIRYTDLTNADDDVRELLSKFVIQIKKMHRTPHPIENRVIWLVNSITLLNLLKQYGDVEEYVKFNTEKQNQQQLKNFNLFEYRRVILDLIVNLYQALIMQIQGLLDPKIVPAILNNDEIQRGRQAHGMRSRAPSIGASSSPEHGGGPAWKQLIGQLEHFYKQFQHFGLDNCYAEQIFHQLLYFICAVALNCLMLRGDICMWETGMIIRYNIGCIEDWVRSKKMSNDVLAPLAPLNQVSQLLQSRKSEQDVQTICDLCTSLSTAQVLKVMKSYKLDDYESEITNVFLEKLTKELNARQMQKSNSDEFTIDQKFIQPFKVVFRYSDIKLEDIDLPSHLNLDEFLTKI; translated from the exons TGGCGGAGGAGGCTTACACGAAACTGGAGCGCGAGAACTGCAACCTGAGCATCATCGTCAGCGGGGAGTCGGGAGCGGGCAAGACGGTGTCCGCCAAATACGCCATGAGGTACTTCGCCGCCGTCGGAGGCTCCGAGTCGGAGACGCAGGTCGAGCGCAAGGTGCTGGCATCTTCGCCGATCATGGAGGCCTTTGGCAATGCCAAGACTACTCGGAATGACAACAGCTCCCGCTTCGGAAAGTTCACCAAGCTTCTTTTCCGGAACCAGATGGGTGTAATGTACTTACAGGGCGCCACTATGCACACCTACCTGCTGGAGAAGTCCCGAGTGGTGTACCAGGCGCAGGGAGAGCGTAACTACCACATATTCTACCAGCTGTGCGCGGCCAGGTCCAAGTACCCGGAATTGGTGCTGG ACCACCAGGACAAGTTCCAGTTCCTCAACATGGGCGGTGCTCCGGACATAGAACGAGTCTCGGATGCGGACCAGTTCAACGAAACCGTGCAGGCGATGACCGTTTTGGGCTTCTCCATTCAGCAGATAGCGGATATCGTGAAGATCCTGGCAGGCATACTCCACTTGGGCAATATCCAAGTGTCCAAGAAGTTTAACGAGGGCAGCGAGGAAGAGGACACTGACTCCTGCGAGATATTC CATAACGACATCCACCTGCAGATCACCGGCGATCTGCTGCGGGTGAGCGCCGAGGATCTGCGCCGGTGGCTTTTGATGCGTAAGATAGAGTCGGTCAATGAATATGTGCTGATACCGAATAGCATTGAGGCGGCGCAGGCGGCGCGAGACGCCCTGGCCAAGCACATCTATGCGAAACTGTTCCAGTACATTGTCGGTGTGCTGAACAAGAGCCTCAACAACGGTAGCAAGCAGTGCAGCTTCATTGGCGTCCTCGATATCTACGGCTTCGAAACGTTCGAGGTGAACTCGTACGAACAGTTTTGCATAAACTATGCGAACgagaagctgcagcagcagttcAACCAGCATGTCTTCAagctggagcaggaggagTACCTCAAAGAGGGCATCACCTGGACGATGATTGACTTCTACGATAATCAGCCGTGCATTGATCTAATTGAATCTCGACTGGGAGTGCTGGACCTCCTTGATGAGGAGTGTAGA ATGCCCAAGGGTTCGGACGAAAGTTGGGCTGGCAAGCTCATCGGAAAATGCAGCAAATTTCCGCATTTCGAGAAGCCACGTTTTGGCACCACAA GCTTCTTCATCAAACATTTCTCGGACACGGTCGAATATGACGTGAACGGATTCTTGGAAAAGAATCGTGACACTGTCTCCAAGGAGCTGACCCAAGTGCTGAGCGAGTCCAACATGTCGCTGGTCAAGCAGGTGATGACCCTCGAGGAAATAGACACTTTGAGCGTGGACACCGCCAAATCGTCGACCTTGGGCGGTCGTGTCGTGATCAGTGCTGGCCGGAAACAG CAAGGGAACGACACAAGACGAAGA GTGGTGCCTTCCAAGCAGCATAGGAAAACAGTGGGTTCGCAGTTTCAGGAGAGTCTTGCCTCGCTGATATCCACGTTACATGCTACAACACCGCACTATGTGCGCTGCATCAAG CCCAACGATGACAAGATTGCCTTTAAATGGGAAACGGCCAAGATTATCCAGCAGCTGAGGGCCTGCGGTGTGCTGGAAACGGTCCGCATCTCCGCAGCGGGATTCCCTTCGAGATGGCTTTATCCTGACTTCTATATGCGCTACCAGCTGCTGGTTTACCGCTCCAAGCTCGACAAGAACGACATGAAGCAGTCGTGCCGCAACATTGTGATGAAGTGGATCCAGGACGAGGATAAGTACCGCTTTGGCAACACGCAGATCTTCTTCCGCGCCGGTCAAGTGGCCTTCCTTGAACAAGTGCGGGCAAATCTGCGCAAGAAATACATTACTATTGTGCAGTCGGTGGTGCGTCGGTTCATCTACCGACGCCGTTTCCTGCGTCTCCAAATGGTCATCAATGGCATCCAGAGGCATGCACGCGGCTTTCTCGCCCGGCAGCGTGTCCAGAAGATGCGAGAGGCTCGGGCGGGCTTGATCCTGTCGAAGTACGCTCGAGGTTGGTTATGCCGTCGTCGTTATTTGCGCCTGCGCCATTCAATTTCCGGCATACAGACCTACGCCCGCGGCATGTTGGCCCGTAGCAAGTTCCATGCGATGCGGGATCACTACCGGGCGGTTCAGATCCAGCGTTTCGTTCGTGGTGCCCTGGCGCGGCGCGCTTACCAGAAGCGGCGGCGCAACATCATCATATGCCAGGCGGCAATTCGCAGGTTCTTGGCTCGCCGTCAGTTTAAGCGCATGAAAGCCGAGGCCAAGACCATCAAGCACATAGAGAACAAGTACATGGGTCTGGAAAACAAGATTATATCCATGCAACAGCGCATCGATGAGCTGAACCGCGACAACAGTAACCTGAAGCACAAGACCAGCGAGATCAGCGTCTTGAA AATGAAGCTTGAGCTGAAAAAGACCCTGGAAGTTGAGTTCAAGAATGTGAAGGCCGCCTGCCAGGACAAGGATCGGCTGATCGAAGCACTAAACAAGCAACTGGAGGCGGAGCGTGATGAGAAGATGCAGCTGCTCGAGGAGAACGGCCATGCGCAGGAGGAGTGGCTCAGCCAGAAGCAGACGTGGCGCCTAGAAAACGAGGAGCTGCGCCGCCAGATTGACGAGATCATCGAGATGGCTAAGAACGCAGAGGTTAGCCAACGCAACCAGGAAGACAGGTTGCTGGCCGAGATTGACAACAGGGAGCTGAACGAGGCCTACCAGCGAGCGATCAAGGACAAGGAGGTGATCGAAAACGAGAACTACATGCTGAAGGAGGAGCTAAGTCGACTCACAGCCGGCAGTTTCAGTTTGCACGGACGCAAGGCTAGCAACGCATCCAGCCAGAATGAGGACGATGTGGGTTACGCCTCGGCCAAGAACACTCTGGAAATCAATCGGCCGCCGGATCTGTTAAGCAAGAATT ATTCGTACGACTCCACAAGTATGGTGGTAAAGCTAAGAGCCATCCTCGAGGAGGAGAAGCAGAAGCACAAGAACCTGCAGGAGCAGTACATCAAGCTGGCCAGCCGCCACAAGCCCACCGAGGATTCGTTCCG CGTCTCCGAGCTTGAGGTAGAGAACGAGAAACTGCGCAGCGAGTACGATCAGCTGCGAACGAGCATTAAGCACGGTGTTGAGATCAACGAGCTCAATG CCCAGCATGCCGCGTTGCAGGAAGAGGTACGTAGGCGCCGCGAGGAGTGCATCCAGTTGAAGGCGGTCCTGTTGCAGCAGAGCCAGTCCATGAGATCCCTCGAACCGGAGAGTCTTCAGTTGCGGGGCAACGATGTTAACGAGGTGATGGAGGCATTCCAATCCCAGAAGTTCATCAATCG CCAACTGGAATCCGAGCTCAAGGCCATCACTGAGGAGCACAACAGCAAGCTGATTGAGATGACTCAGGAGATCGAAAGGTTAAACAAAGAGAAGGACGAGCTGCAGAAGGTAATCTTCGAGAGCCTCGATGAGTTCGAGGACGCCAACGTGGACACTCTGAAACAGAACGATCGCTACCTGCGCCGTGAACTGCAGAAGGCTGTGGCCGAGTTCCTGCTCGTGCAGGAAGAACTGAAGCTGGCGCATGCCAAGCTAAAGGCTTATCGCCAGGATGGCGGACAGTTGGAGCACAAGCTGGAGGAGGAGATGAGCCGCAACAAGCCCAACGGCACGGCCACCGACGTGGGCGCAAATGTGACCAAGCAAAGATCTCAAAATCCGCAGGGTCTCATGAAGTTCCACAGCAGCGATCTGGACAAGATCCTCCAGCGCCTGCTGAGCGCCCTGACTCCACGCACAGTGGTCGGTCTCTTACCTGGTTTCCCAGCCTATCTCATCTTTATGTGTATTCG CTATACCGATCTGACCAATGCCGACGATGATGTGCGCGAGTTGCTCAGCAAGTTCGTGATACAGATCAAGAAAATGCACCGCACGCCGCATCCCATTGAGAACCGCGTTATTTGGCTCGTCAACTCCATTAC ACTGCTTAATCTTCTAAAGCAATACGGCGATGTGGAGGAGTACGTAAAGTTCAACACTGAGAAGCAGAATCAGCAGCAGCTGAAGAACTTTAATCTGTTTGAGTACCGTCGCGTGATTCTTGACCTAATAGTGAATCTGTACCAGGCGCTGATCATGCAGATTCAGGGTCTGTTGGACCCGAAAATAGTGCCAGCGATACTCAACAACGATGAGATTCAGCGCGGACGGCAGGCGCACGGGATGCGCAGTCGAGCGCCGTCGATTGGAGCATCCTCGTCGCCGGAGCACGGCGGTGGCCCGGCCTGGAAGCAGCTGATCGGACAGCTGGAGCACTTCTACAAGCAGTTCCAGCACTTTGGCCTGGACAACTGCTATGCCGAGCAGATATTCCATCAACTACTTTACTTCATATGCGCTGTGGCGCTCAATTGCCTCATGCTCAGGGGCGACATTTGCATGTGGGAGACGGGCATGATAATCCGCTATAACATCGGCTGCATTGAGGATTGGGTGCGCAGCAAAAAGATG TCGAACGATGTGCTGGCCCCGTTGGCGCCTCTGAATCAGGTCTCCCAGCTGCTGCAGTCCCGGAAGAGCGAGCAGGATGTCCAGACCATATGCGATCTGTGCACTTCGCTGAGCACGGCACAGGTGCTCAAGGTGATGAAGTCCTACAAGCTGGATGACTACGAGAGTGAGATAACGAACGTGTTTTTGGAGAAACTGACCAAGGAACTGAATGCCCGACAAATG CAAAAGAGCAATAGCGACGAATTTACCATCGACCAGAAGTTCATCCAACCCTTCAAGGTGGTCTTCAGGTACAGCGACATCAAGCTGGAGGACATTGATCTGCCGTCACATCTCAACCTGGATGAGTTTCTCACAAAGATTTGA